The Catharus ustulatus isolate bCatUst1 chromosome 13, bCatUst1.pri.v2, whole genome shotgun sequence genome includes a window with the following:
- the RAB43 gene encoding ras-related protein Rab-43 isoform X1, whose protein sequence is MPGAAALGAGPDPDESYDFLFKLVLIGDASVGKTCLVQRFKTGAFSERQGSTIGVDFTMKSLEIQGKRVKLQIWDTAGQERFRTITQSYYRSANGAILAYDISKRGSFLSIPRWIEDVRKYAGSNIVQLLIGNKSDLSDLREVQLAEAQSLAECYDNIICAIETSAKDSSNVEEAFVKMATELMMRHGGPMISEKSTDSIKLDSKDVGESWGCGC, encoded by the exons ATGCCCGGAGCGGCCGCGCTGGGCGCCGGCCCCGACCCTGACGAGAGCTACGATTTCCTCTTCAAGCTGGTGCTGATCGGCGACGCCAGCGTGGGCAAGACCTGTCTGGTGCAGCGGTTCAAGACCGGGGCCTTCTCCGAGCGGCAGGGCAGCACCATCGGCGTGGACTTCACCATGAAGAGCCTGGAGATCCAGGGCAAGCGGGTGAAG CTGCAGATCTGGGACACGGCAGGCCAGGAGAGGTTCAGGACCATCACGCAGAGTTATTACCGCAGCGCCAATGGGGCCATCCTGGCCTACGACATCAGCAAGAGAGGCTCCTTCCTGTCCATTCCTCGCTGGATCGAGGATGTCAGGAAGTATGCTGGCTCCAACATCGTGCAGTTGCTCATTG gAAACAAGTCTGACCTAAGTGACCTTAGAGAGGTTCAGCTGGCAGAAGCTCAGAGCCTGGCTGAATGCTATGACAACATCATCTGTGCTATAGAGACCTCTGCAAAGGACTCCAGCAATGTGGAGGAGGCTTTTGTGAAGATGGCCACAGAGCTAATGATGAGGCATGGAGGGCCCATGATCAGTGAGAAGAGCACTGACAGCATCAAGCTTGACAGCAAAGACgttggggagagctgggggtgtggTTGCTGA
- the LOC117002311 gene encoding haloacid dehalogenase-like hydrolase domain-containing 5 isoform X3, which translates to MCGPSAERSGHSALGVLPSFGFLFDIDGVLVRGRTPIPAARTAFQKLVNSQGQFLVPVVFVTNAGNCLRQKKADQLSHLLGVPISQDQVMMSHSPLRMFKHYHEKCVLVSGQGPLLDISQDLGFCQPITIDTLREKRPLLDAVDHDRRPNVLSPSAVELPKIEAVVLFGEPVRWETSLQLIIDVLLTSGYPGNPYKQENYPHIPVLACNMDLMWVAEAQSPRFGHGTFMVCLENIYKKITGKELKYEALMGKPSRLTYQYAEHLIRAQALQRSWEQPIQTLYAVGDNLMTDVYGANLYNRYLQESSSTGSRSRLQAKVSGGRGPATLSQDHELGLSWENELAAAAAAHCSFLQGWQNDLLAKSFTACYPNSNSESSQLL; encoded by the exons CTTGGCGTGCTGCCATCCTTTGGCTTTCTCTTTGACATCGATGGGGTGCTGGTGCGAGGCAGGAcccccattcctgctgccagaACAGCCTTTCAGAAGCTGGTCAATTCTCAGGGCCAGTTCCTGGTGCCCGTGGTCTTCGTCACCAATGCGGGGAACTGCCTGCGCCAGAAGAAAGCTGACCAGCTGTCTCACCTGCTGGGGGTTCCA ATTTCACAAGATCAAGTGATGATGTCACACAGTCCTCTGCGGATGTTCAAGCATTATCATGAAAAATGTGTTCTGGTATCTGGACAAGGACCACTTCTTGATATTTCTCAAga CCTTGGCTTCTGCCAGCCCATCACCATTGACACCCTGAGGGAGAAACGCCCTCTGCTCGATGCAGTTGACCATGACAGGAGACCCAACGTCCTG TCCCCCTCTGCTGTGGAGCTTCCCAAGATTGAGG CTGTGGTGTTGTTTGGGGAGCCAGTCAGATGGGAAACCAGCCTGCAGCTGATCATTGATGTTTTGCTGACCAGTGGCTACCCTGGAAATCCCTACAAGCAGGAAAACTACCCTCACATTCCTGTGCTTGCCTGTAACATGGACCTGATGTGGGTGGCTGAGGCACAGTCCCCAAG GTTTGGACATGGAACATTCATGGTTTGCTTGGAGAACATTTACAAGAAGATCACTGGCAAAGAGCTGAAATATGAGGCGTTGATGGGCAAGCCCAGCAGGCTGACATACCAGTATGCAGAGCACCTGATCCGGGCCCAGgccctgcagaggagctgggagcagcccatCCAGACCCTCTATGCTGTGGG GGACAATCTGATGACGGATGTGTACGGCGCTAACCTGTACAACCGCTACCTGCAGGAGAGCTCCAGCACTGGCTCCAGATCCCGCCTCCAGGCCAAGGTCTCTGGAGGCAGAGGCCCTGCCACGCTGTCCCAGGACCATGAGCTTGGCCTGAGCTGGGAGAAcgagctggcagctgcagctgctgcccactgCAG TTTCTTGCAGGGCTGGCAGAATGACCTCCTGGCCAAATCCTTCACTGCTTGTTATCCCAACAGCAACTCTGAGagctcacagctgctgtga
- the LOC117002311 gene encoding haloacid dehalogenase-like hydrolase domain-containing 5 isoform X1, translating into MCGPSAERSGHSALGVLPSFGFLFDIDGVLVRGRTPIPAARTAFQKLVNSQGQFLVPVVFVTNAGNCLRQKKADQLSHLLGVPISQDQVMMSHSPLRMFKHYHEKCVLVSGQGPLLDISQDLGFCQPITIDTLREKRPLLDAVDHDRRPNVLSPSAVELPKIEAVVLFGEPVRWETSLQLIIDVLLTSGYPGNPYKQENYPHIPVLACNMDLMWVAEAQSPRFGHGTFMVCLENIYKKITGKELKYEALMGKPSRLTYQYAEHLIRAQALQRSWEQPIQTLYAVGDNLMTDVYGANLYNRYLQESSSTGSRSRLQAKVSGGRGPATLSQDHELGLSWENELAAAAAAHCRSVLVCTGVYTPHTELALDTRDSIPDTVFHGHRDFRFDPALVEPDHIVPDVDAAVDLVFQLENFAPN; encoded by the exons CTTGGCGTGCTGCCATCCTTTGGCTTTCTCTTTGACATCGATGGGGTGCTGGTGCGAGGCAGGAcccccattcctgctgccagaACAGCCTTTCAGAAGCTGGTCAATTCTCAGGGCCAGTTCCTGGTGCCCGTGGTCTTCGTCACCAATGCGGGGAACTGCCTGCGCCAGAAGAAAGCTGACCAGCTGTCTCACCTGCTGGGGGTTCCA ATTTCACAAGATCAAGTGATGATGTCACACAGTCCTCTGCGGATGTTCAAGCATTATCATGAAAAATGTGTTCTGGTATCTGGACAAGGACCACTTCTTGATATTTCTCAAga CCTTGGCTTCTGCCAGCCCATCACCATTGACACCCTGAGGGAGAAACGCCCTCTGCTCGATGCAGTTGACCATGACAGGAGACCCAACGTCCTG TCCCCCTCTGCTGTGGAGCTTCCCAAGATTGAGG CTGTGGTGTTGTTTGGGGAGCCAGTCAGATGGGAAACCAGCCTGCAGCTGATCATTGATGTTTTGCTGACCAGTGGCTACCCTGGAAATCCCTACAAGCAGGAAAACTACCCTCACATTCCTGTGCTTGCCTGTAACATGGACCTGATGTGGGTGGCTGAGGCACAGTCCCCAAG GTTTGGACATGGAACATTCATGGTTTGCTTGGAGAACATTTACAAGAAGATCACTGGCAAAGAGCTGAAATATGAGGCGTTGATGGGCAAGCCCAGCAGGCTGACATACCAGTATGCAGAGCACCTGATCCGGGCCCAGgccctgcagaggagctgggagcagcccatCCAGACCCTCTATGCTGTGGG GGACAATCTGATGACGGATGTGTACGGCGCTAACCTGTACAACCGCTACCTGCAGGAGAGCTCCAGCACTGGCTCCAGATCCCGCCTCCAGGCCAAGGTCTCTGGAGGCAGAGGCCCTGCCACGCTGTCCCAGGACCATGAGCTTGGCCTGAGCTGGGAGAAcgagctggcagctgcagctgctgcccactgCAGGTCTGTGCTGGTCTGCACTGGGGTGTACACCCCCCACACcgagctggccctggacaccagggacagcatCCCTGACACTGTGTTCCACGGCCACAGGGATTTCAGGTTCGACCCTGCCTTGGTGGAACCAGATCACATTGTGCCAGATGTGGATGCTGCTGTAGACCTGGTCTTCCAGCTGGAGAACTTTGCACCTAATTGA
- the RAB43 gene encoding ras-related protein Rab-43 isoform X2, which produces MPGAAALGAGPDPDESYDFLFKLVLIGDASVGKTCLVQRFKTGAFSERQGSTIGVDFTMKSLEIQGKRVKIWDTAGQERFRTITQSYYRSANGAILAYDISKRGSFLSIPRWIEDVRKYAGSNIVQLLIGNKSDLSDLREVQLAEAQSLAECYDNIICAIETSAKDSSNVEEAFVKMATELMMRHGGPMISEKSTDSIKLDSKDVGESWGCGC; this is translated from the exons ATGCCCGGAGCGGCCGCGCTGGGCGCCGGCCCCGACCCTGACGAGAGCTACGATTTCCTCTTCAAGCTGGTGCTGATCGGCGACGCCAGCGTGGGCAAGACCTGTCTGGTGCAGCGGTTCAAGACCGGGGCCTTCTCCGAGCGGCAGGGCAGCACCATCGGCGTGGACTTCACCATGAAGAGCCTGGAGATCCAGGGCAAGCGGGTGAAG ATCTGGGACACGGCAGGCCAGGAGAGGTTCAGGACCATCACGCAGAGTTATTACCGCAGCGCCAATGGGGCCATCCTGGCCTACGACATCAGCAAGAGAGGCTCCTTCCTGTCCATTCCTCGCTGGATCGAGGATGTCAGGAAGTATGCTGGCTCCAACATCGTGCAGTTGCTCATTG gAAACAAGTCTGACCTAAGTGACCTTAGAGAGGTTCAGCTGGCAGAAGCTCAGAGCCTGGCTGAATGCTATGACAACATCATCTGTGCTATAGAGACCTCTGCAAAGGACTCCAGCAATGTGGAGGAGGCTTTTGTGAAGATGGCCACAGAGCTAATGATGAGGCATGGAGGGCCCATGATCAGTGAGAAGAGCACTGACAGCATCAAGCTTGACAGCAAAGACgttggggagagctgggggtgtggTTGCTGA
- the LOC117002311 gene encoding haloacid dehalogenase-like hydrolase domain-containing 5 isoform X2 has product MCGPSAERSGHSALGVLPSFGFLFDIDGVLVRGRTPIPAARTAFQKLVNSQGQFLVPVVFVTNAGNCLRQKKADQLSHLLGVPISQDQVMMSHSPLRMFKHYHEKCVLVSGQGPLLDISQDLGFCQPITIDTLREKRPLLDAVDHDRRPNVLSPSAVELPKIEAVVLFGEPVRWETSLQLIIDVLLTSGYPGNPYKQENYPHIPVLACNMDLMWVAEAQSPRFGHGTFMVCLENIYKKITGKELKYEALMGKPSRLTYQYAEHLIRAQALQRSWEQPIQTLYAVGDNLMTDVYGANLYNRYLQESSSTGSRSRLQAKVSGGRGPATLSQDHELGLSWENELAAAAAAHCRDFRFDPALVEPDHIVPDVDAAVDLVFQLENFAPN; this is encoded by the exons CTTGGCGTGCTGCCATCCTTTGGCTTTCTCTTTGACATCGATGGGGTGCTGGTGCGAGGCAGGAcccccattcctgctgccagaACAGCCTTTCAGAAGCTGGTCAATTCTCAGGGCCAGTTCCTGGTGCCCGTGGTCTTCGTCACCAATGCGGGGAACTGCCTGCGCCAGAAGAAAGCTGACCAGCTGTCTCACCTGCTGGGGGTTCCA ATTTCACAAGATCAAGTGATGATGTCACACAGTCCTCTGCGGATGTTCAAGCATTATCATGAAAAATGTGTTCTGGTATCTGGACAAGGACCACTTCTTGATATTTCTCAAga CCTTGGCTTCTGCCAGCCCATCACCATTGACACCCTGAGGGAGAAACGCCCTCTGCTCGATGCAGTTGACCATGACAGGAGACCCAACGTCCTG TCCCCCTCTGCTGTGGAGCTTCCCAAGATTGAGG CTGTGGTGTTGTTTGGGGAGCCAGTCAGATGGGAAACCAGCCTGCAGCTGATCATTGATGTTTTGCTGACCAGTGGCTACCCTGGAAATCCCTACAAGCAGGAAAACTACCCTCACATTCCTGTGCTTGCCTGTAACATGGACCTGATGTGGGTGGCTGAGGCACAGTCCCCAAG GTTTGGACATGGAACATTCATGGTTTGCTTGGAGAACATTTACAAGAAGATCACTGGCAAAGAGCTGAAATATGAGGCGTTGATGGGCAAGCCCAGCAGGCTGACATACCAGTATGCAGAGCACCTGATCCGGGCCCAGgccctgcagaggagctgggagcagcccatCCAGACCCTCTATGCTGTGGG GGACAATCTGATGACGGATGTGTACGGCGCTAACCTGTACAACCGCTACCTGCAGGAGAGCTCCAGCACTGGCTCCAGATCCCGCCTCCAGGCCAAGGTCTCTGGAGGCAGAGGCCCTGCCACGCTGTCCCAGGACCATGAGCTTGGCCTGAGCTGGGAGAAcgagctggcagctgcagctgctgcccactgCAG GGATTTCAGGTTCGACCCTGCCTTGGTGGAACCAGATCACATTGTGCCAGATGTGGATGCTGCTGTAGACCTGGTCTTCCAGCTGGAGAACTTTGCACCTAATTGA